One region of Citrus sinensis cultivar Valencia sweet orange chromosome 6, DVS_A1.0, whole genome shotgun sequence genomic DNA includes:
- the LOC102627564 gene encoding uncharacterized protein LOC102627564: MICFGVGTDYFSNKWIYHGELKKRQTTVSNEGANETDNMHDMLHDACRIPNDDVSDHDNGPDDMMGECNKVPNHDAQTFYKLLEDVEQELYPGCKRFTKFSFIVRLFHIKCLNGLSDKAVTMLLELIKEALPKGETLPKSFYHAKKIIGGLGLGYKKIDACPNDCMLYWKENEHDSSCSICGASRWKPTSDDLGHNNLNQSSATTRRVPAKVLCHFPLKPRLQRYFMSKKTSSFMQWHENDRVKYGILRHPADSKAWKSLDQRYPEFALDPRNVRLRLASDGFNPFGTMSLSHSTLPIVLMIYNLPPWMCMKQPNILMSLLIPGPYAPGNDIDVYLQPLINELRELWEDGVNTFDTSSNQNFNFRAALLWTISDFPAYANLA, from the coding sequence ATGATATGTTTTGGAGTAGGCACTGATTATTTTAGTAACAAGTGGATTTACCATGGAGAGCTTAAGAAAAGGCAAACAACTGTGAGTAACGAAGGAGCAAATGAGACAGACAATATGCATGACATGCTACATGATGCTTGCAGAATTCCTAATGATGATGTTAGTGACCATGACAATGGTCCTGATGACATGATGGGTGAGTGTAATAAAGTTCCTAATCATGATGCTCAGACATTCTATAAACTGTTGGAAGATGTTGAGCAAGAGTTATACCCAGGATGTAAAAGGTTCACTAAATTTTCCTTCATTGTTCGCTTATTCCACATTAAGTGCCTTAATGGACTAAGTGATAAAGCAGTTACAATGCTTCTTGAATTGATAAAAGAAGCATTACCAAAAGGGGAAACTTTGCCCAAGTCTTTTTATCATGCCAAAAAGATTATTGGTGGCTTAGGTCTCGGgtacaaaaaaattgatgcaTGTCCTAATGATTGTATGTTATattggaaagaaaatgagcATGATTCTTCTTGTTCAATATGTGGTGCATCTCGATGGAAACCCACATCTGATGATCTAGGACATAATAATCTAAATCAGTCATCTGCAACTACTCGTAGGGTTCCAGCTAAAGTGCTCTGCCACTTCCCTTTAAAACCTAGACTTCAAAGATATTTCATGTCAAAGAAGACATCTTCATTTATGCAATGGCATGAAAATGATCGTGTCAAATATGGCATATTGAGGCATCCAGCTGATTCTAAAGCTTGGAAAAGCTTGGATCAACGTTATCCAGAGTTTGCTTTAGATCCTCGTAATGTAAGATTGAGGTTAGCAAGCGATGGTTTTAACCCATTTGGTACAATGAGTTTATCTCATAGTACATTGCCAATTGTTTTGATGATTTATAATTTGCCTCCTTGGATGTGCATGAAGCAGCCAAATATTCTTATGTCTTTACTTATTCCAGGGCCATATGCTCCTGGAAATGACATTGATGTTTACTTGCAacctttaataaatgaattgagGGAATTATGGGAGGATGGTGTGAACACATTTGATACCTCATCAAAtcagaattttaattttcgtGCAGCATTATTATGGACAATCAGTGACTTCCCAGCGTATGCTAATCTGGCATGA
- the LOC107177355 gene encoding uncharacterized protein LOC107177355: MTKPNSLVAQIFKARYYSRTSFAGDTLGHNPSYAWRSIMAGKQVVIEGSRVRIGDGEQTFIGKDPWLPDSECGFVNTLLSEQVKSAPVSPLMVPNTRIWNYDILNDIFNNRDKNLIWQIPLSNRSNADSWYWMHEAKGVYTVRSSYKMLLPYPDIPSSSIWNQLWRLEAPSKVKHFMWRALTNVLATIENLLKKYVKVPPACPICHASSESAGRLKCNVDAAMFASRGYIGLGSVIRDSNGAFVATRCCSILGRFNARNDEALSVRETLSWIKQLQLSNVTIEMDCLNVYNALVNNLSGPSSSSLIIEDCCALSNFIRDVSFSFVRRSANSAAHSVAQAGNSLSGHGEWRVVPPLFLIIDLFGFSS, from the exons ATGACAAAGCCGAATTCTTTAGTTGCACAAATATTCAAAGCGAGGTATTATTCCCGAACTTCTTTTGCTGGAGATACTTTGGGGCATAATCCTAGCTACGCATGGCGATCCATTATGGCAGGCAAGCAGGTTGTTATTGAAGGTAGCCGAGTTCGAATAGGGGATGGTGAGCAAACATTTATCGGCAAGGATCCATGGCTTCCTGACAGTGAGTGTGGATTTGTCAATACTTTGTTGAGTGAGCAAGTCAAGTCGGCTCCAGTTAGCCCGTTAATGGTCCCTAACACTAGAATTTGGAATTATGATATTCTCAAcgatatttttaataacaggGATAAGAATCTAATATGGCAGATCCCTCTGAGCAACAGAAGCAATGCGGATTCATGGTATTGGATGCATGAGGCCAAAGGGGTTTATACTGTTCGAAGTAGCTACAAGATGTTGCTTCCCTACCCAGATATCCCTTCTAGCAGCATTTGGAATCAGTTATGGAGATTAGAGGCGCCAAGTAAAGTGAAGCACTTCATGTGGCGAGCATTGACAAATGTCCTTGCTACAATCGAGAATCTCctcaaaaaatatgtaaaggTACCCCCTGCTTGTCCTATTTGCCATGCTAGTTCTGAAAGT GCTGGTAGATTAAAGTGTAATGTGGATGCAGCCATGTTTGCTTCCAGGGGATATATTGGCTTGGGTAGTGTTATTCGAGACTCAAATGGTGCATTTGTGGCAACTAGGTGTTGCAGCATTCTTGGAAGATTTAATGCTCGTAATGATGAAGCCCTTAGTGTTCGAGAGACCCTTAGTTGGATTAAGCAATTACAGTTGTCCAATGTTACTATTGAGATGGATTGCCTAAATGTGTACAATGCTTTAGTTAATAATCTCTCGGGTCCTAGTAGTTCTAGTCTTATTATTGAAGACTGTTGTGCTTTGTCTAATTTTATACGAGatgtttctttctctttcgTTAGACGGTCTGCGAATTCCGCTGCCCACTCTGTAGCTCAGGCGGGGAATTCTTTGTCAGGGCACGGAGAGTGGAGGGTTGTTCCACCTCTGTTCTTAATTATTGATCTGTTTGGCTTTTCTTCTTAA